The Natrinema caseinilyticum genomic sequence TGGGGTTCGGACCCATGATGGGCGGAACGTGGGGTCACGGCATGTGGGGTGGCGGGACGGCACCCGGTTGGATGGCGCTCGTCGCCGTCCTGATGCAACTCCTGTTCGTCGCCGTCATCGTCGGGGCCGGATACGCCCTCTATCGGGCGCTCGCGGGCGGTGACGACACCGATCGTGCGCTCGAGGAACTTCGCCTCGCGTACGCTCGCGGCGACCTGAGCGACGAGGAGTACGAGCAACGACGAAACGCACTCGAGCGGGATTGAGAGGACGAACGCCGGAAAGCGAGCCCACGCGAGACGGCACACTATGTCGAGTGAGATCACGACAGCAGTCGGTTCGAATCGAGTCGCGATGCCGACCTGGCTCGAGCGGTATACGACGGCCGGACGCTACGGACTCGTCGTCGGAACCGGGCTTTGTCTGGCTGCTCTCCTGACGAACCCGGTTCCTGACCCCTCTTTCCCCTGGATGACCCTTCCGCCGTCGCTGCGGCTACCGATCAGTCAGCCGCGAATCGAACACTGGCCGGTCACGTACACCATCGGCATCTGGTTGTGGATCGCCTGTTTTCCGGCGCTGTTTCTGGCCGGGTTCAAACGGTACCGCTCGCGACTCCGGTTCGGTTCCGAACTGTGGCTCGCCGGCCTCCCGACGCTCGCGATGCTCGGCTGGACGACGTACTGCCGATTCCTCTGGCCGAAGTTAGAGCCGCCGACGTGGAACGCGCCCTCCTACACGGCCGTCTGTTGGCTATACTGTTCCTCGTACGAGACGTTCTGGAGCAATGCCGCGTACGCAGTCGCGCTGCTGGGTGTCT encodes the following:
- a CDS encoding SHOCT domain-containing protein yields the protein MATETTDTKLVTIVLVTLGILVVLPVLFMGFGMMGFGPMMGGTWGHGMWGGGTAPGWMALVAVLMQLLFVAVIVGAGYALYRALAGGDDTDRALEELRLAYARGDLSDEEYEQRRNALERD